One window of the Corynebacterium glutamicum ATCC 13032 genome contains the following:
- a CDS encoding site-specific integrase encodes MAEVRPVKAQTNEPQALQVADIQPFHAVIAASKQLTLIDVVDVCLGTVLRAWEALSLRWVDVVLDEEHPRIFIRGTIVYNKEKGNHRQDKTKTTSSRRVIQLPEIASDVLRKRHALYAEHLEMVFPSARGTYIYESNFNKLLRKHRKGTAYDWVTVHSIRKTLASIVSENLDSKAASDVLGHADSRLTERVYIAKTDKDVPIGDVVNQALKEARKVSKKSPNKEAKEEE; translated from the coding sequence ATGGCTGAAGTGCGACCTGTAAAAGCACAAACCAACGAGCCCCAAGCACTGCAGGTTGCTGACATTCAACCCTTTCACGCTGTTATTGCGGCCTCAAAACAATTGACTCTCATCGACGTTGTCGATGTCTGCCTTGGAACAGTGTTGCGAGCATGGGAAGCACTGAGCCTGCGATGGGTAGACGTGGTGCTTGACGAGGAGCATCCAAGAATCTTTATCCGAGGCACCATTGTCTACAACAAAGAAAAAGGTAACCACAGACAAGATAAAACAAAAACGACCAGCAGTAGGCGTGTCATTCAGTTGCCAGAAATTGCCTCAGACGTCTTACGCAAAAGACATGCACTCTACGCCGAACATCTCGAAATGGTGTTCCCTTCCGCTAGAGGCACATATATTTATGAGTCCAATTTCAACAAATTGTTGCGAAAACACCGAAAGGGTACTGCATATGATTGGGTGACCGTGCACAGCATCAGGAAAACCCTTGCATCAATTGTCTCTGAGAACCTTGATTCCAAGGCCGCATCAGACGTACTCGGCCATGCTGACTCACGACTCACAGAACGGGTCTACATCGCTAAAACTGACAAAGACGTTCCGATTGGTGATGTCGTCAACCAAGCGCTCAAAGAGGCACGAAAAGTCTCCAAAAAGTCTCCAAATAAAGAAGCTAAAGAAGAAGAATAG
- a CDS encoding MepB family protein: MGFSALELWSTELGITVSVTPEPQNSDYESGLAQVEGHEWHVRTARNTPSKPGAFVAFWQRGVGGQTQPFSDDGMNAGLLVFVRNDVRRGVFRFSAGHLAELGITAADGQPGKRGFRVYPSWCEGLNSQARATQRAQSSAFEEY, encoded by the coding sequence ATGGGATTTAGCGCGTTGGAGCTGTGGTCGACCGAGCTAGGCATAACTGTTTCGGTCACGCCTGAGCCACAGAACAGTGATTATGAATCAGGATTAGCACAGGTTGAAGGCCATGAGTGGCATGTCCGGACTGCACGGAACACGCCGTCGAAGCCGGGTGCCTTTGTTGCCTTTTGGCAGCGAGGCGTAGGAGGACAGACCCAGCCGTTTAGTGACGACGGGATGAATGCCGGTCTTCTTGTCTTTGTGAGGAACGATGTTCGGCGCGGAGTGTTTAGGTTTTCCGCTGGTCATCTTGCAGAATTGGGGATTACCGCAGCAGACGGACAGCCGGGCAAACGTGGATTTCGCGTTTACCCCTCCTGGTGCGAAGGGCTCAATTCGCAGGCGAGGGCCACGCAGCGAGCACAATCTAGCGCATTCGAGGAGTATTGA
- a CDS encoding DUF4258 domain-containing protein: MNKADEIFLCEGDIFAPLIAGLSSVNSAIRSAAVHHAFRSMDRAAATGTTYGASIVQSLCDIVVTHMYVESDSQVSIDSGVVSALTIDGKEVSLDLPNKELESLGLDEYSTSPSGASIAVTNEGGGAFRSLIHIPNLESNGEFEFSFSNDMTLSSLPDGGVTVRDNKGDILGTLDAPWAIDATGASVKTWYEIRQSTIVQHVAPTSSTQFPVVADPFWIPFLGIMGGHLTRHALTQMAKRKITKELVEHVIKTGRGSKGNGNTTVFNGNGIRVIVDNVSGNVITVTKG; this comes from the coding sequence ATGAACAAGGCTGATGAAATATTCCTTTGCGAAGGCGATATTTTTGCTCCCTTGATTGCGGGTTTAAGTAGCGTTAACAGCGCGATCCGCTCTGCCGCAGTTCATCATGCGTTTAGATCTATGGATCGCGCTGCAGCAACGGGTACAACTTATGGAGCGAGTATCGTTCAGTCACTGTGTGACATTGTTGTTACGCATATGTATGTCGAATCAGATTCTCAAGTTTCAATTGATTCTGGGGTTGTAAGTGCATTGACGATTGACGGGAAAGAAGTCTCTCTCGATCTCCCCAATAAGGAACTTGAATCATTAGGGTTAGATGAATACTCAACCTCGCCTAGCGGTGCTTCCATTGCAGTTACGAATGAAGGAGGGGGAGCTTTCCGATCTCTAATTCATATTCCTAACCTGGAATCAAATGGTGAGTTCGAATTTTCATTTTCTAATGATATGACTCTTAGTTCCTTGCCTGATGGCGGAGTCACAGTTCGAGATAATAAGGGGGATATCTTAGGCACCCTTGATGCACCTTGGGCTATAGATGCGACAGGGGCCTCGGTTAAAACATGGTATGAAATTCGTCAAAGCACGATAGTTCAACATGTCGCACCAACTTCTTCAACGCAATTTCCCGTCGTAGCAGATCCCTTCTGGATCCCATTCTTAGGTATCATGGGTGGCCATCTCACGCGTCATGCGTTAACCCAGATGGCTAAGCGAAAGATCACTAAAGAGCTAGTTGAGCACGTTATAAAAACAGGCAGAGGAAGCAAGGGCAACGGGAATACTACAGTATTTAACGGCAACGGGATTCGAGTTATTGTCGATAATGTGAGCGGAAATGTGATTACTGTTACGAAAGGCTAA
- a CDS encoding DUF2283 domain-containing protein → MNFEYDPEADAAYLTLTQSGVLPEQQISAITTEGMEGEIEIDVDENGKVIGIEFVNASLILPSDFLKKSNRIS, encoded by the coding sequence ATGAATTTTGAGTATGACCCAGAAGCTGATGCAGCCTATCTAACCCTAACGCAGTCGGGTGTCCTTCCAGAACAGCAGATATCAGCAATAACTACAGAAGGAATGGAAGGAGAAATAGAGATAGACGTTGATGAAAATGGCAAAGTTATTGGTATTGAGTTCGTGAATGCTTCTTTGATTCTTCCTTCAGATTTCCTCAAAAAATCAAACCGGATATCATAA
- a CDS encoding DUF6973 domain-containing protein, translating to MLKQSNRVSGHLHDQELFLLNRVSRIAGASAITLCIGLTTILSPTSTAQSLEQITPLPESAIDLNAEIHVNTSDISAEQILGAQDEITTMYDSHDPYEYFDTLTDIEQRSIIAALKRDPSSLQQRQETRLAAQSDPYKIYISGLEMLSCINLVDVVSCGIANQAATKANNEAVARYPGDSLRNGKGDAFRHCSWNALMTIRIGSNGAERIATNHETIGDGPADENAMDLFNNAQGRQIGAGFINSKDETSALAICALWTNLGRLKTLK from the coding sequence GTGCTGAAACAATCTAATCGCGTTTCAGGACACCTACATGATCAGGAGCTCTTTTTGTTAAACAGAGTCAGTCGTATTGCAGGCGCTTCTGCAATCACACTATGCATCGGCTTAACCACAATACTAAGCCCTACTTCCACTGCACAAAGCCTCGAACAGATCACCCCTTTACCTGAATCTGCAATCGACCTCAACGCCGAGATTCACGTAAACACAAGCGACATTTCAGCTGAACAGATCCTTGGTGCTCAAGATGAAATCACAACTATGTACGATTCTCATGACCCCTACGAGTACTTCGATACCCTCACCGACATCGAACAGCGTTCAATAATAGCAGCGCTTAAACGGGATCCGAGTTCACTCCAACAACGCCAAGAAACCCGTCTCGCGGCACAGTCCGACCCCTACAAAATTTACATATCAGGCCTCGAAATGCTTTCATGCATCAATCTAGTTGATGTTGTATCATGCGGGATTGCAAACCAAGCAGCAACCAAAGCAAATAATGAGGCTGTCGCACGATACCCAGGCGATTCCCTTCGCAACGGCAAAGGCGATGCATTTCGGCATTGCTCATGGAACGCTCTGATGACGATACGAATCGGGAGCAATGGAGCTGAAAGAATTGCAACAAACCACGAGACAATCGGGGACGGTCCGGCCGATGAAAATGCAATGGACCTATTCAATAATGCACAAGGCCGACAGATCGGAGCCGGATTCATTAATAGTAAGGATGAAACTAGCGCGCTCGCGATATGCGCGCTGTGGACAAATCTCGGTAGACTAAAAACTCTAAAATAA
- a CDS encoding trypsin-like serine protease: MPFTIPVHAQEITKEQDSGGKWPNTISEYRELQQNPEAYPPFNLSNINLEATSTHPVVDNRIAALWQFDPEAEDTKKVVRSCTANHIEGKFWITARHCVTSEKDFLGYLEQSDGEVAGVENTYTISEHHDLALIKVGRGISAQTFDLPEEKIAIGKVLTLIGYGGSNDFSSIARVESVAHLDKFNVGFSTYYLDVLETVSLTDSRSCNGDSGGAVFAGNTIHAVHTAGAINFDCSPGEGKKMWHSAISPHTAWIHQIMSSENSTSVEEEQRAFEGFRSRYRIAEDQPSATFSSSLSPLSS, encoded by the coding sequence ATGCCGTTCACCATTCCGGTACATGCGCAAGAGATAACGAAAGAGCAGGATAGTGGTGGAAAATGGCCGAATACTATTTCTGAATACCGCGAATTGCAGCAGAACCCGGAGGCATATCCTCCTTTTAATCTTTCAAATATTAATCTGGAAGCCACTAGCACTCATCCTGTAGTGGACAATAGAATCGCCGCGCTGTGGCAGTTCGATCCTGAGGCCGAAGATACCAAAAAGGTTGTTCGTTCTTGTACTGCTAATCACATCGAGGGAAAATTTTGGATAACCGCACGGCACTGCGTTACCTCCGAGAAAGACTTCCTTGGATACCTGGAGCAATCCGATGGTGAAGTCGCAGGTGTTGAAAATACCTACACAATTTCAGAGCACCATGATTTAGCTTTAATCAAGGTGGGGAGAGGTATTTCTGCTCAAACTTTTGATCTCCCCGAAGAAAAGATCGCTATAGGAAAAGTTCTGACGCTCATTGGGTACGGCGGTAGCAACGATTTTTCTTCAATTGCGAGAGTTGAGTCAGTAGCGCACTTAGATAAATTCAATGTAGGTTTCAGTACCTATTATTTGGATGTACTGGAAACTGTTTCTTTAACTGATTCTAGAAGCTGTAACGGTGATTCCGGAGGAGCAGTCTTTGCAGGGAATACGATTCATGCAGTACATACAGCCGGAGCGATCAATTTTGACTGCTCACCGGGGGAAGGTAAAAAAATGTGGCATTCTGCTATTTCGCCCCACACTGCATGGATACATCAAATTATGAGTTCGGAAAATAGTACTTCTGTAGAAGAAGAACAACGAGCGTTCGAGGGATTTCGATCTCGATACCGAATCGCTGAGGATCAACCTTCGGCAACTTTTTCGAGTTCTTTATCCCCTCTCAGTTCCTAA
- the polA gene encoding DNA polymerase I has translation MLIDGHSMAFRAFFALPAENFSTSGGQATNAVYGFLSMLSTLLKDEQPTHVAVAFDVGRKTFRTDMFPAYKAQREATPPEFKGQVEILKEVLSTLGITTIEKIDFEADDVIATLSVAAKPLGFKTLIVTGDRDSFQLVNDTTTVLYPMKGVSVLHRFTPEAVEEKYGLTPRQYPEFAALRGDPSDNLPNIPGVGEKTATKWIAQYETLDNLLDHADEIKGKVGASLRERIEQVRMNRKLTEMVKDLELPLGPDDFEMKPVQVAEVAAKFDDLEFGTNLRERVLAVVKAEGSAAPVEEVEAEQVVVDTQSLAQWLPARAGQALALALAGVAKPAAGDTYALAIADTKRHAVLVDVADISAEDEKALATWLASEDPKMLHGAKAAYHMLAGRGFELHGVVHDTAIAAYLLRPGQRTYELADVYQRHLQRQLSTNDNGGQLTLLDAADDQSLVDDVIAILELSEELTKQLQEIQAFELYHDLEIPLSGILARMEAIGIAVDVATLEEQLKTFIGQVAQEEEAARELAEDPTLNLSSPKQLQVVLFETFGMPKTKKTKTGYSTAAAEIEALAIKNPHPFLDHLLAHRQYQKMKTTLEGLIREVAPDGRIHTTFNQTVASTGRLSSTDPNLQNIPVRTEAGRKIRSGFVVGEGYETLLTADYSQIEMRVMAHLSQDPGLIEAYREGEDLHNYVGSKVFNVPIDGVTPELRRQVKAMSYGLVYGLSAFGLSQQLSIPAGEAKQIMESYFERFGGVQRYLREIVEEARKAGYTETLFGRRRYLPELTSDNRVARENAERAALNAPIQGTAADIIKVAMIRVDRSLKEAAVKSRVLLQVHDELVVEVAAGELEQVREILEREMDNAIKLSVPLEVSAGDGVNWDAAAH, from the coding sequence ATGCTTATCGACGGCCACTCGATGGCTTTCCGCGCATTCTTTGCTTTGCCGGCTGAGAATTTCTCCACGTCGGGCGGGCAGGCCACCAATGCTGTCTATGGCTTTCTCTCGATGCTGTCCACGTTGTTGAAGGATGAGCAGCCTACTCATGTGGCGGTGGCTTTCGATGTGGGGCGTAAGACGTTCCGTACCGATATGTTCCCGGCGTATAAGGCGCAGCGTGAAGCAACGCCACCTGAGTTTAAGGGCCAGGTGGAAATCCTCAAGGAGGTGTTGTCCACTTTGGGAATTACGACTATTGAGAAAATCGATTTTGAGGCTGATGATGTGATCGCCACGTTGTCTGTGGCGGCGAAACCTTTAGGCTTTAAGACGCTGATTGTTACGGGTGACCGTGATTCCTTCCAGTTGGTCAATGACACCACCACGGTGTTGTATCCGATGAAGGGCGTGTCTGTGCTGCACCGTTTCACGCCGGAAGCAGTGGAGGAGAAGTATGGACTGACACCGAGGCAGTATCCGGAGTTTGCAGCGCTGCGTGGTGATCCTTCCGATAACTTGCCTAATATTCCTGGCGTGGGCGAGAAGACTGCTACCAAGTGGATTGCCCAGTATGAAACTTTGGATAATTTGCTTGATCACGCTGATGAGATCAAGGGCAAGGTTGGCGCCAGCCTGCGTGAGCGCATTGAGCAGGTCCGGATGAACCGCAAGCTCACGGAGATGGTGAAGGATCTGGAGCTGCCGCTTGGTCCGGACGATTTTGAGATGAAGCCTGTGCAGGTTGCGGAGGTTGCGGCGAAGTTTGACGATCTGGAGTTTGGTACCAATTTGCGTGAGCGGGTGCTGGCGGTGGTGAAGGCCGAGGGTTCCGCTGCCCCCGTGGAGGAAGTGGAAGCGGAACAGGTTGTCGTCGATACGCAATCTTTGGCGCAATGGCTGCCTGCTAGGGCTGGCCAGGCGCTTGCTTTAGCGCTGGCTGGAGTGGCTAAACCTGCTGCTGGCGACACGTATGCGCTAGCGATTGCGGATACCAAGCGCCATGCGGTGTTGGTTGATGTGGCTGATATTTCAGCGGAGGATGAAAAGGCGCTGGCCACGTGGTTGGCGTCGGAAGATCCAAAGATGCTGCACGGCGCTAAGGCCGCCTATCATATGCTCGCTGGGCGCGGTTTTGAGCTGCACGGCGTGGTGCATGACACGGCGATCGCGGCATACTTGCTGCGTCCGGGCCAACGCACCTATGAGCTTGCCGACGTCTACCAGCGGCATCTTCAACGACAGTTGTCTACAAACGACAATGGCGGCCAGCTCACGCTGCTCGACGCAGCTGATGACCAATCGCTTGTTGATGATGTCATTGCAATCCTTGAGCTGTCTGAAGAATTGACCAAACAGCTTCAGGAGATTCAAGCTTTTGAGCTTTACCATGACCTGGAAATTCCGCTGTCGGGAATTCTGGCGCGCATGGAGGCCATCGGTATCGCTGTTGATGTTGCCACTTTGGAAGAGCAGTTGAAGACTTTCATTGGTCAGGTTGCTCAGGAAGAGGAAGCAGCTCGCGAGCTCGCTGAGGATCCAACCCTGAATCTCTCGAGCCCGAAGCAGCTGCAAGTGGTGCTTTTTGAGACGTTCGGAATGCCGAAAACCAAGAAAACCAAGACCGGCTACTCTACGGCTGCCGCGGAAATTGAAGCCCTAGCGATCAAGAATCCGCACCCATTCCTAGATCACCTGTTGGCACACCGTCAGTACCAAAAGATGAAGACCACTCTGGAAGGTCTCATCCGTGAGGTGGCTCCTGATGGCCGTATTCACACCACCTTCAACCAGACGGTGGCGTCTACGGGACGTTTGTCATCCACTGATCCCAACCTGCAAAACATTCCTGTGCGCACTGAGGCTGGCCGAAAGATTCGTTCGGGATTCGTCGTAGGCGAGGGGTATGAAACCTTGCTGACTGCCGACTATTCGCAGATTGAAATGCGCGTGATGGCTCACCTTTCCCAGGACCCAGGCTTGATTGAGGCGTACCGCGAAGGCGAAGACCTGCACAATTACGTGGGTTCCAAGGTGTTTAATGTGCCCATCGATGGCGTGACCCCTGAGCTGCGTCGCCAGGTCAAGGCCATGTCTTACGGTCTGGTGTACGGCTTGTCCGCGTTTGGTTTGTCTCAGCAGCTGAGCATTCCTGCTGGCGAAGCGAAGCAGATCATGGAGTCCTACTTCGAGCGCTTCGGCGGAGTACAGCGCTACCTCCGGGAGATCGTGGAGGAGGCTCGAAAAGCTGGCTACACGGAAACGCTGTTTGGGCGTCGTCGCTACCTGCCGGAACTGACCTCGGATAACCGTGTCGCTCGTGAAAACGCTGAACGTGCCGCACTGAACGCCCCGATTCAGGGAACTGCCGCAGACATCATCAAGGTGGCCATGATCCGGGTGGACCGTTCACTCAAGGAAGCTGCCGTGAAATCTCGCGTGCTGCTTCAGGTGCATGATGAATTGGTCGTGGAAGTAGCGGCCGGTGAGTTGGAACAAGTCCGTGAGATTCTGGAACGCGAAATGGATAACGCCATCAAGCTGTCCGTTCCTTTGGAAGTTTCAGCTGGTGATGGCGTTAACTGGGATGCTGCAGCGCACTAA